AGAACGTGGATGTCGCCACCGATTTTGGCAGCGGCAGCAACGGTGTTCAGGGTGGCCGGGGCCAGCACCTTGTTGTCGTGTTCGGCGATTACCAAGATAGTCATGATTAGATTACCTTCGCTTCGTTTTTCAGTTTCTCGACCAGTTCAGCCACCGACTTGACCTTGATGCCTGCGCTGCGTGCGGCCGGCGCTTCGACTTTCAGGGTTTTGTTGGTGGAGGCGGTGGAAACGCCCAAAGCGTCCGGAGTCAGCGTCTCGAGAGGCTTCTTCTTGGCTTTCATGATGTTTGGCAGGGACGCGTAGCGCGGCTCGTTCAAACGCAGGTCGGTGGTGACGATGGCTGGCAGTTTCAGGGAAACGGTCTGCGCGCCGCCGTCGATTTCGCGGGTCACGGCAACGCTGTCGCCGGAGACTTCGACTTTCGAGGCGAAAGTGCCCTGACCGTAGCCGCTCAGTGCTGCGAGCATCTGGCCGGTCTGGTTGTTGTCGCTGTCGATGGCCTGTTTGCCCAGGATCACCAGCTGAGGCTGTTCCTTGTCGACCACGGCCTTGAGCAGCTTGGCCACGGCCAGGGAAGTCAGGTCTTCAGCGGATTCGACGAGGATGGCGCGGTCGGCACCCAGAGCCAGTGCTGTACGCAGCTGTTCCTGAGCGGTGGACGGGCCGATGGAGACGACGACGATTTCAGTCGCAACGCCTTTCTCTTTCAGGCGTACGGCTTCTTCCACTGCGATTTCGCAGAACGGGTTCATCGACATCTTGACGTTGGCGAGGTCTACGCCGGAATTGTCCGCCTTGACGCGAACCTTGACGTTGTAATCCACAACGCGTTTGACAGCTACAAGAACCTTCATGGATTCCTCGTTACTCTCCGGTGAAAAGAAAGTCGCCTAGGCGAACCTGGCGGTTGATGCTCATCGGGCACAAGGGCACCTCCAAAAACGCCGGCTGAGTCGGATGACCGTTCGTCAGTCGTGACCGACGAGTCATGCCGCTTCGCGGTGTGTAAACTGCGCGCCGAACCTGCGCTGCGCATCACCGGGTACCGCCTTCGCCCTGTCTTTAGAGGTGCTCTTGAAACCACCATTCAGCCTACGGCGAGCGCAAAACCGCCCGTATCTTGACCGGAACGCCCATTCTGGTCAATACGCCAAAATGCCCTGTCATAAGCCGCGCTTCTTTGATTTCTCTGGGCTGGAGCCGATTCAAACAAACGTTTGTATTGGACGCTAAGAGTGGTGTAGATATAATGCGCCGCCTAGAGAGAAAGGTGGTTTGCCCATTATTAGCCTTGACGTTAACGTAAAGGCAATAACGGATACGACACCGAACCTCCAAATTAGAAAAAAAACTGTTGAGCCTTGAGTAGGAGATAGCCTGTGGAACGCGAATACATGGAATTCGACGTGGTCATCGTCGGTGCCGGCCCCGCTGGCCTGTCCGCCGCCTGCCGCCTGAAGCAGAAGGCCGCCGAAGCCGGTAAGGAAATCAGCGTCTGCGTGGTCGAAAAAGGCTCCGAAGTCGGCGCACACATCCTGTCCGGTGCCGTATTCGAACCACGGGCCCTGAACGAACTGTTTCCGGACTGGAAGGAACTCGGCGCCCCGCTGAACACCCCCGTCACCCGCGATGACATTTTCGTGCTGAAAAACGCCGAAAGCGCGCAGAAAATTCCTGACTTCTTTGTGCCCAAGACCATGCACAACGAAGGCAACTACATCATCTCCCTCGGTAACCTGTGCCGCTGGCTCGCTCAGCAGGCTGAAAACCTGGGCGTGGAAATCTACCCGGGCTTCGCCGCTCAGGAAGCGCTGATCGATGAAAACGGCGTGGTGCGCGGGATCATCACCGGCGACCTCGGTGTTGACCGCGAAGGCCATCCGAAAGAAGGCCTGTACACCCCGGGCATGGAACTGCGTGGCAAATACACGCTGTTCGCCGAAGGTTGCCGTGGCCACATCGGCAAGCAACTGATCAAGCGCTACAACCTCGACAGCGATGCCGACGCCCAGCACTACGGCATCGGCCTGAAGGAAATCTGGGAAATCGACCCGGCCAAACACCAGCCAGGCCTGGTGGTACACACCGCCGGTTGGCCGATGGACATCATGGGCACCGAGAACACCGGCGGCTCGTTCCTCTATCACCTGGAAAACAACCAGGTTGTAGTCGGCCTGATCGTCGATCTGTCCTACAGCAACACCTACCTGTCGCCATTCGACGAATTCCAGCGCCTCAAGCATCACCCGGTGCTCAAGCAGTACCTGGAAGGCGGCAAGCGCATCAGCTACGGCGCTCGCGCGATCTGCAAAGGCGGCCTGAACTCGCTGCCGAAAATGGTCTTCAAGGGCGGCGCGCTGATCGGTTGCGACCTCGGCACCCTGAACTTCGCCAAGATCAAGGGTAGCCACACCGCGATGAAGTCCGGCATGCTCGCCGCTGAATCCGTGGCCGACGCGCTGTTCGCCGAAAAGGATGGCACCGAAGAACTGACCACCTACGTTGACGCCTTCAAGAAGAGCTGGCTCTACGAAGAACTGTTCGCCAGCCGCAACTTCGGCCCGGCGATCCACAAGTTCGGCGCCATCGTCGGCGGCGGTTTCAACTGGCTGGACCAGAACATCTTCGGCGGCAAACTGCCGTTCACCCTGCACGACACCAAGCCGGACTACGCCTGCCTCAAGCTCGCGGCCGACTGCAAGAAAATCGACTACCCGAAACCCGACGGCAAGATCAGCTTCGACAAGCTGAGCTCGGTGTTCATCTCCGGTACCAACCATGAAGAAGAACAGCCGTGCCACCTGAAACTGACCGACCCGACCATCCCGTTGAGTCGCAACCTGCCGATGTACGACGAACCGGCGCAGCGCTACTGCCCGGCCGGCGTGTATGAAGTGATCACCAAGGAAGACGGCGAGAAGCGCTTCCAGATCAACGCCCAGAACTGCGTGCACTGCAAGACCTGTGACATCAAGGACCCTTCGCAGAACATCACCTGGGTGACGCCGGAAGGCGCCGGCGGCCCGACCTACCCGAACATGTAAGTCGAACCGCTGAACATCAAGGCTCCCTGTATGGGGGCCTTTTTGTTGCCCGCGATTTAAAAGATCAAGCCGCCCGCTCATCCCCCGGGCTGCGTTCGAAATAGCGTTTGTACTCGCGACTGAACTGCGACGTGCTCTGATACCCCACCCGATGCGCCACCTGCGCAACCCCCAATCCCTCAGCGATCAACAACGTCTGCGCCTTCAACAAACGCAAACGCTTCAGATACTGCACCGGCGACAGCAACGTGCTGCGTTTGAAGTGTTCGTGAAAAGTCGAAACGCTCATGTTCGCGCAACTGGCCAATGTTTCGACGTTCAACGGTTCGGTGTAGTGCGAATGCAAATGACTGATCGACGCCGCCACCCGGGCAAACTGTCCCTGCTGCTCCACCAGCGCCCGCAGCACATCAGCCTGAGGCCCGCGCAACGCCACGAACAACAATTCACGCACCCGTGCCGGTCCAAGAATCTGGCACTCCAGCGGATCGTGCAGGCAGCGCAGCAAGCGTTCGACGCAACCGCGCATGCCATCGTCGAGCACCACCGAGGTCATCGACTCCGGGGTCTGCGCGGGAATATGCCGCCCCGGCGCCAGCCCCATGGCCAGCACCAGTTCACCGAGCAGCACCCGGTCGATCGCCACCGACACACCGAGCAACGGCGCGTCCGGCAACGCGTAGGTTTCGCACTCGAACGGCACCGGCAACGCCTGAATCAGGTAATGCCCGGCACCGTACTCCATGGTGCGCGGCCCCAGATACGCGAGCTTGCTGCCCTGAGCAATGATCATCAGGCTCGGCTCATAAATGTGCGGGCCACGGGCGACGTCGCAACTGGCACGCAACACCTGTACGCCCGGCAGCCCGGTCTGGCTGTAACCATCGCGCAGCGCCAGCGGTTCGATCAGCGAAACCAGGGTGGCGTTGGCATCAAGGTGACGGGTCAATTGCATCGGGTGGCTCTTCAGAAAAAATCACGGAAAAAGGGATAAAAGCATCATCGCAGATCCTTTTGCCAATGCGACCGCTCAACCCCGCATGCCGGAGGATTAGGCATGACACCCGGAGGAATCGCCATGGCCGGGCGACCAGACGGCGCCCAGAATGCGCCGCCTCACTTGTCACTGCTTTTGCGAGGTTTCACATGTACACCGCCATCGGCTATGCCGCTCAAACGGCCACCACTCCCCTCGCCCCGATGAAATTCGAACGCCGCAGCCCTCGGGCAGACGACGTTGCCATCGACATCCTGTACTGCGGCGTCTGCCACTCCGACATCCACCAGGCGCGCAACGAATGGGGCATCGCCGTTTACCCGCTGATGCCCGGTCACGAGATCGTCGGAAAAGTCACCGCCGTCGGTGCGAACGTCACCAAACACAAGGTAGGCGATCTGGTCGGTGTCGGCTGCATGGTCGACTCCTGCCGCACCTGCGAAGCCTGCCAGTCGAACCTCGAGCAATACTGCCTCGAAGGCCCGACCATGACCTATGCCACCCCGGACCGGGTCGACGGCAGCAACACCATGGGCGGTTATTCGGACAGCATCGTGGTCAGCGAACACTTCGTCGTGCGCATCCCCGAGAAGCTGGATCTGGCGGCGGCTGCGCCGATTCTCTGCGCCGGCATCACCACCTACTCCCCACTCAAGCATTACGGCGTGAAAGCCGGCGACAAGGTCGGGATTCTCGGCATGGGCGGCCTCGGCCACATGGGCATCAAGTTCGCCAAGGCCATGGGCGCCGAAGTGACGCTGTTCACCCGCTCCGCGAGCAAGGCCGAGGAAGGTCGTCGTCAGGGTGCCGATCACGTGATCGTCTCCACCGACGAAGAGCAGATGAAAGCAGCGGCCGGTCGCTTCGACTTCCTGCTGGACACCATTCCGGTGCAGCACGATCTCAACCCGTACCTCGACACCCTGCGCTTCGACGGCGTGCACATTCTGGTGGGCCTGATCGAACCGATCGATCCGCCGGTCCACGCCGCCAAACTGGTGCTGGGTCGTCGCGTATTGGCGGGCTCGTTGATCGGTGGCGTCGCCGAAACCCAGGAAGTGCTGGATTTCTGCGCCGAGCACAACATCAGCTGCGACATCGAAATGCTCGACATCCGCCAGATCAACGAGGCCTACGCCCGCATGATCGCCGGTGATGTGAAGTATCGCTTCGTCATCGACATGGCGACTCTGAAGCTCTGATTCCTCAGACCTTTAAGCCAAGCTCCGCCGAAAGCCGGGCCGTGACCCCTTTGATCAGGGGAATCAGCTCGGCCATTTTCTCCAGCGGCATGTACGGCACGGTGCTGGCGATGCTGATCGCCGCGACGATGTGCTTGCTCGCGTCGCGGATCGGCGCCGCCACGCAACGGATCGACGGCTCGTTGTCTTCCAGATCGAACGCGTAGCCGCCGGCCACGTATTCGGTCATCCGCTGCTCCAACTGCTCCCACGACTGCTGGGGATGTTGCGGCCAGAACTGACTTTTCCCACCCGCCGGCAGGCTGATGTCGTACAGACGCTGCCAGTCCTGCGGCGCGTCATCCAGCATCAAGGCCTTGCCGATCCCGGTGCGCGCCAGCGGCATGCGATGGCCGACCCGCGAGCGCATTTCCGGGCCGTTGCGCCCCGGATTCTTCAACAGGTACAGCACCTCGTCGCCTTCACGAATTCCCAGGTGAACGGTGTCGCCGGTCAATGCCGACAACTCGTCCAGATAAGGCCCGGCCAGGGTCACCAGCGGCAATTCTTCGCGCGCCTGGAAACCCAGTTCGATCAGCTTCGGCCCCAGCAGATAACCGACTTGCGGCACGACGCGCAGGTAACGCTCGTCCACCAGACAACTGGCCAGACGATGGGTGGTGCTGCGCGTGGTGCCGATCAGGCGGGCAATCTCTTTGAGATCGCGGGCGCCACTGGCGACGGCCTGCACCACACCCAACCCGCGAAGCAGAGTCTGAGTGCCGGTCGGCGCGGCGTCCTTGGCGTTTTTCGGGGCGTCTTCCTGCATATCCAGCCTTTAGCGTTGAGCGAGGGAACGGGCGGCATTATGGTCGCCCGACAGGGACGACTACAACTCGATGCGCTCGACCTTGCCCACCAGCAGCACGTAGGACAAAGCACCGATCAAGGCCAGAACCGCGATGTAGGTGATCGCCGGAGCGAACGAATCGCCGCTGGCCAGGAAGCCGATGACAATCGGCGTGGCAATCGCCGACAGGTTGCCGATGAAGTTGAACACCCCGCCCGTCAGTCCAAGCAACCGCGCCGGTGCCAGTGTCGAAACCAGCGACCAGGTGATCGACGCCAGCCCGTTGCCGAAAAACGCCAGGGCCAGGAAGGCAATCACCAGCGGCGTCGATTCAACGAAATTGGCGCCGATGATCGCGGTGGAAATCAGCAACCCGCCAATGATTGGTAACTTGCGCGCAAACCCGACGGTGCAGCCACGGCGAATCAGGAAGTCGGAAAAGAACCCGGAACACAGCACGCCGATGAACGCGGCGAGAAACGGCAGCGACGCCAGCAGGCCGGACTTGATGAAGTCCATGCCGCGATACTTCACCAGATAGGTCGGGAACCACGTCAGGAAAAACCACAGCGTCGAGTTCAGGCAGAACTGGCCGAGGTAGATCCCCCACAACTTGCGTTTGCTGAGGACGATGCCGAGATCGGTCCAGCTGAATTTCGCCTTCACCTTGGCGGTTTCAGCGGCGATGTCCACCAACCCGCCGCCCTCGCGGATCAAGTCGATTTCGCCTTCATTGGCGCCTTTGAAATCCCGTGGCTCGCGATACACCGCGTACCAGATCGCCGCCCAGACAATGCCCACCGTACCGGTCACGACAAACACCATGTGCCAGCCAAATTCATGTTGCAGCCACGCCAGCACCGGGGTCAGGAACGCCAGCCCGACAAACTGCCCGGAGGTGTAGAAACCGATGGCCGTGGCCCGTTCACGCTCGGGGAACCAGGTTGTCACCACGCGGCTGTTGATCGGATACGCCGGCGCTTCCAGCGCACCGACCGCCATGCGCAGCACGAACAGGGCGATGAAACTGGCGGCGAATCCGAGCATCACCGTGGCCAGCGACCACAACAGCAATGCGACGCTATAAAGGATGCGCGGTGGCACTCGGTCCACCAGCCAGCCGCCGGGGATCTGCATGGCGGCGTAGGTCCAGCCGAACGCGGAAAAGATCAACCCGACATGCACCGGATCGATGCCCAGTTCGGTGGTGAGTGCCGGGGCGGCAATCGACAGGTTGCTGCGGTCGAGGTAGTTGATGACCACGGTGATGAACAGCAGCACCATGATGAAAAATCGCTTGCGGCTGGGCGTGACTAACGTCGCTTGCCCGGTGAGGGTTTGCGGTTGCATGGGGAGAACCTCTTCTTATGTTTATTGAGGTCGAAAGGTATGCAGATCTCCGCTCCCTGGAGATCAACCTGTGGGAGCGAGCCTGCTCGCGAAGCGATCTATCAGACGGCATCGGTTTCGAATGTGCCGACCTCATCGCGAGCAAGCTCGCTCCCACAGTGTTTGGTGTTGGGTCAGAAAAGACTCACCACTCGGCAAAACTGCCATCGGCATGGCGCCAGATCGGGTTGCGCCAGCGATGGCCGACCGCCGCGCGTTCGATGACGTATTCCTCGTTGATCTCGATCCCCAGGCCCGGGCCGTTCGGGATCTTCACGAAGCCTTTGTCGTAATCGAACACCCGTGGATCCTTCACGTAATCGAGCAGGTCATTGCTCTCGTTGTAATGGATACCCAGGCTCTGCTCCTGGATAAACGCGTTGTAACAAGCGGCGTCCAGTTGCAGACAGGCTGCCAACGCGATCGGCCCCAGCGGGCAGTGCAGCGCCAGCGCCACGTCGTAGGCTTCCGCCATGTTGGCGATCTTGCGGGTTTCGGTGATGCCACCGGCGTGGGAGGCATCCGGCTGGATGATGTCGACGTAACCTTCGCTCAACACCCGTTTAAAGTCCCACCGCGAAAACAGTCGCTCGCCGAGGGCAATCGGGGTGCTGGTCAGCGGTGCCAGCTCTTTCAGCGCTTCGTAGTTTTCGCTGAGCACCGGCTCTTCGATGAACATCAGTTTGTAGGGGTCGAGTTCCTTCATCAGCACCTTGGCCATCGGCTTGTGCACCCGGCCATGGAAGTCAACACCAATGCCGACGTTAGGTCCGACTGCGTCACGCACGGCGGCGACGTTGGCCAGCGCCAGGTCGACTTTCTCGAAGGTATCGAGGAATTGCAGTTCCTCGGTGCCATTCATTTTCACGGCAGTGAAACCACGGCCAACCGCCTCTTTCGCGGCCCGCGCGGTATCGGCCGGCCGGTCGCCGCCGATCCACGAATACACACGGATCTTGTCCCGCACCTGACCACCGAGCAGATCACTGACCGACACACCCAGCGCCTTGCCCTTGATGTCCCACAGCGCCTGGTCGATGCCGGCCAGTGCGCTCATGTGGATCGCGCCGCCCCGGTAGAAGCCGCCGCGATACAACACGGTCCAGATGTCTTCGATATTGCGTGGGTCTTTGCCAATCAGGTAGTCGGACAATTCCTCGACCGCAGCGGCGACGGTGTGGGCACGGCCCTCGACCACGGGCTCGCCCCAACCGGTCACGCCCTCGTCGGTTTCGATCTTGAGGAGGCACCAGCGCGGCGGAACGATGAAGGTGGTCAGTTTGGTGATTTTCATCTGCTTGTCTCTCTTGTTAGATGCAGCGCACGCAGCGCCGGAAAAGTCTTAGCGAAGGGCTTTCCAGGCCGCCACGTAGGCCTTGGCATTGGCCGCCACTTGTTCAGTCGTCATGCCCGGTTTGAACAGCCCCGAACCGAGGCCGAAACCTTTGACGCCGGCGTCGATGAACGCCTGCATGTTGTCCGGGGTAATGCCGCCGACCGGCGCCAGAATCGTCCCGACGGGCAGCACCGCCAGCCAGGCTTTCACCACTGCCGGCCCCATTTGTTCGGCCGGGAACAGCTTGAGAATGTCCGCCCCCTCCTCCAGCGCAGCGAAGGCTTCAGTCGGCGTGGCAACGCCCGGCGACAGATACAGCCCCGCCGCTTTCGCCGCCCGCAACACCTTGGCATCGCTGTGGGGCATGACGATCACCTGGCCGCCGGCCTCCTTCACCAACTCCACCTGTTCCGGCGTCAGCACCGTGCCGGCACCGATCAGGCAATCGGCGGGCAGGGTCTTACGCAGGATGCGAATGCTTTCGTACGGTGCAGGGGAATTGAGCGGTACTTCGATGACGCGAAATCCGGCCGCATACAGGACTTCTCCGACAGCCGCGGCTTCCTGCGGATGCAGGCCGCGCAGGATCGCGATCAGACCGTTTTGCGCCAGTGCTTGCTTGAGCATGTCAGGCCTCCAGTCAGGGTTAACGGGATGAGGAATCGATCAGTCCGGCGGCAAGCGCCAATTGCCATAGCCCGCGCTCGGTGGCCTGCTCGGCCAGGGTCACCCGGGCAAAACCGCAGGCGTCGAGGGCACGGCTGTAACGGGCGCACAACTGCGCGTTGCCGATGAGGATGATCGAAGGAAGATGTGCGCCGATGCGACGGCGCCGTTGCACGGTGGCCAGCGCTGTCAGTTCGTGACCGATCAGCAGCCCGGACAGATAGTCCGGTTGTGCGGCGGCGCTGAGTTCACCGGTCAGGCCCAGGCTGCGGGCGCTGAACAGCGTCGACAGCACGCCAATCTCGCCTTCCGCCGACAACGCCACCTGCACGCCGCGATCAAATGCCTCGGCGTCGAACGTCGTGCTGTGCTGTTGGGTACGGCCGAGAATGCTGTGTTCGCTGAGCACGGCGAACACTTCGCCGGTCATGAATGTGTCGAAACGGGTGATGCAGCCGCCGGCCACTTCCACCCATTTCGAATGACTGCCCGGCAGGCCGATCAACAGATCATTGCCCGCCTCGTCCGGCAGATTCTGCAGGACGCCGAGGACCTGGGTTTCCTCGCCGCGCATCACGTTCGGCAGCTTTGAGCGCTGAATCACACCCGGCACGATATGCACATCGACACCGCGAAGACTGCGAACGGTTTGCAGGGATTTTCCGAGATCGGCGACGTTGGCCGGCGTATCGCGGTAGGACGCTTCGCACCAGCCCTGGGCGCTACCGACCATGCCGCAGGCAATGACCGGCAAGTCGGGCTGCGCATCGAGCCAGTCACCGCAGGCCTCGTCGAACGCCAGTTCAAAACCGTCGGAGCATTCACGACCGTTGATGACCCGCGGCGTCTTCGGCAACTGCATGATCCCGAACGACAGCGACCGCTGCGCCAGCACCTGCCCGCCCGCCCCGAGTTTGTAAGCACGTAGGGAGGTCGTCCCCCAATCGAGCGCGATCAATTGCGCCAGCATCGCTTCACCTGTTTTGTTATTGGCAGTGAGTGAGCTGGACTATAAACCCGGGCACAACAAAATCTCAATATATAAATAACAATCCCATAATTTGGGACAAAGGCAAAAAAATACCGCAGGCCGTAACAGCGCCTTCAGAGAAATTCACCTTCCCTGCAGGAACCGTCTCGGGCTGCGGTATTCCTGGCGCGGCTCAGTTGCCCTCGGCAAACTCCCGCAATACCTTGCCATCCATGCGATACCTCACCCACTCCTCCTGCGGCTGAGCACCAAGGGATTTGTAGAACTCGATGGCCGGGGTGTTCCAGTCCAGCACGCTCCATTCGAAGCGGCCACAGTCGTTGGCGCAGGCGATTTTCGCGAGGTGGCGCAGCAGGGTTTTGCCGGCGCCGCCGCCCCGCTGTTCGGGGGTGATGTAGAGGTCTTCAAGGTACAGGCAGTTGCTGCCCAGCCAGGTCGAATAGCTGAAGAAGAACACCGCGAAACCGATCGGCAAGCCGTCGCGCAGACAGATCAGGCCGTGGGCGGTGGCGCCTTCGCTGAACAGGCTGCGCTCGATGTCGGCGACGCTGGCGATGACTTCGTGACGGGCCTTTTCGAAGTCTGCAAGTTCAGTGATGAACGCGAGGATTTGCGGTGCATCGCTGGGGGTCGCCGGGCGGATTTCGATCGTCATGGACGGGCCTTGTCGGAAAAAGGAAAACGCCATACTAAGGCGGCGCGCGGCGCTCGTCACATGGCAATCCACGGATTAGGCTAGTGCGGCCGGTCACTCTGAAGGATATTCATGAACGCATTCGAACCACTGGCCTCACTCGCCGCCGAAATTCTGCCCCACGCACTGGAACCGTCAGAGGATGGCGCTCACGACCTGTCTCACTTGCAGCGGGTCTGGCACAACGCGCGAACCTTGCAGGCCGAGGAAGGTGGCGACCTTGAGGTGCTGCTGGCGGCTGTGCTGTTGCATGATTGCGTGGCCGTGGAAAAGAACTCGCCACTGCGTTCACAGGCATCGCGCCTGGCAGCGGAAAAAGCATCAACGGTGCTGGCAAACCTGAACTGGCCCGAAGCCAGAATCAGCGCCGTCACCCACGCCATCGAAGCCCACAGTTTTTCCGCCAACATCACACCGACAACCCTCGAAGCGCGGCTGATGCAGGACGCCGACCGTCTCGACTCCCTCGGCATGCTCGGTGTCGCCCGCACCTTCTACACGGCCGGACGCATGGGCAGCGCGCTGTACGACCCGCACGATCCCGAGGCCCGGGAAAGGGACTACGACGACAAGCGATTCTGCCTCGATCATTTCCAGACCAAACTGCTGCACCTTGCCGACGGTTTCCAGACCGCTGCCGGACAACGTCTGGCGCGCATCCGTCATCAACGCCTGAAAGGTTTCATGGAGCAATTCAAGGAAGAGATCGGCGTCGCCTGAAAGCATTACTCCGGTCAATCACGATCCTGAGATCGCCAAGCTCAGACCTAAACCACGGGCCCGACGTGTTAGATAGATGACGCTCAATTTTTCCGGTCAAGGAACCGCGTCATGCCTCAAGCAACACCCCAGGTCCCGGGCAAACTGTTCGGCCTGTTCTGCCTCGCCAGTTATCTGTTGTCGCTGTCCTATGGCGCGACGTTTCTGCTCTCGCTGCTGATCGGCTCTCGCGGCGGCAACGAGCACGATGCCGGCAGCGTAATCAGTGCGGCGATGCTCAGCACCTTCGTTGCGGTGCTGGTGTCCGGGCACCTGTCCGACTGGCTGGGCGCGGCGCGTTCGATTGCGCTGTTCGGGCTGTTGCTGGTGGCGGCGAGCCTGGGGTTTGCGATGACGCCGGGCTTCGGCCATCTGCTGCTGTTTTTCGGGTTGCTGCTTGGCTTGGGCTGGGGCGTGTTCTACACGCTAGGGCCGATCATCGTCGCCAGTCTGGTGAGCCCGGCGCAGCGAGCTAAATACTTTGCGCTGCTGTCCGGCAGCATGATGACCGGGATCGGCAGCGGCCCGCTGCTCGGGCGCGCCGCCAGTGCGCTGGGTTTGCCGGTGACGTCGGCGTTCTATCTGGCGGCGTTGGCGAGTCTGGTCGGCGTGCTGCTGTTCTGGCGTCTCGGTGCCCGCCTGAAAAGTACACAAGCCGCGTCAGCGGCAAAAATCAGCTGGCAGGCGACGGCTCAGGTGCTCAGTTCCCGAGCCGTGTTTCCGATCATCATGGTCGGCCTCGGCGGCTGCGTGTTCGGTGGTCTGTCGAGTTTCCAGACCAGCTATGCCGCCGCCCGTTCGCTGGATTATTCGCTGTTCTTCCTGGGCTTCATGAGCGCCGCCATCAGCAGCCGGATGTTGATCGCAGGCTATGTGGTCAAGCGTGATCCGCTGCGGGCGTCGTGTCTGCTTTCGGGGTTGATGCTGGGCTCAATCGTAATGTTCGCGTTTGGCGTGCAAAGCGGTTTCAGCTATCTGCTGGCAGCAGTGATGCTCGGTGTCGGTTACGGTCTCACCTACTCGGTAATCAATGGACTCGCCGCCAACGAGGCTCCGGCCGGCAGCACGTCGCAGGCATTGTTGCTGTTCAGTCTTTCTTATTTCATCGGTGTCTTCGGCTTCCCGTTGCTGGCCGGGAAAATCATCGTCGATCACGGCATGGCGACGCTGTTGCTGACCGTTCTGGCGGTGGCGGCGTTGAACTGGTCGATCACCCTCGGCCGCCTGCTGTGGCGGAGGATGAAGGTAGAAAGTGCACTGACGAACTGAACCGTTCGTCATTCAATCGGCACCTATGCCGCACGAGGGCAGACCAAGATCAGGTAAGGATTCCAATCACTGGAGACACACCATGATCTCGTCAAGGTTGACTGCTCTCGTTTTCACCACCCTGCTCTGCCCCATGGCTTTCGCGGCGACCGCTGCCGGCACCGGCCCAACTGACCCGGTCACACCGCCGCGCGCGCCTGCGATCAACAGCGCTCCCGGGATGAATACCGACGGTTCCGGCGCTCCGCTGATCAATCAGCCGCCAGCCACCGGAACCGATCCGCGCACCCAGGGCAATGACCCCGGCCGTCAGGGTGGAATGAACACACCGGATTCCCCCACTACCCCCGACAACTCCGGCTCCGGCATCGGTTCGAAAACCACCACCGGAGGC
This genomic window from Pseudomonas kribbensis contains:
- a CDS encoding electron transfer flavoprotein subunit beta/FixA family protein; translation: MKVLVAVKRVVDYNVKVRVKADNSGVDLANVKMSMNPFCEIAVEEAVRLKEKGVATEIVVVSIGPSTAQEQLRTALALGADRAILVESAEDLTSLAVAKLLKAVVDKEQPQLVILGKQAIDSDNNQTGQMLAALSGYGQGTFASKVEVSGDSVAVTREIDGGAQTVSLKLPAIVTTDLRLNEPRYASLPNIMKAKKKPLETLTPDALGVSTASTNKTLKVEAPAARSAGIKVKSVAELVEKLKNEAKVI
- a CDS encoding electron transfer flavoprotein-ubiquinone oxidoreductase; this translates as MEREYMEFDVVIVGAGPAGLSAACRLKQKAAEAGKEISVCVVEKGSEVGAHILSGAVFEPRALNELFPDWKELGAPLNTPVTRDDIFVLKNAESAQKIPDFFVPKTMHNEGNYIISLGNLCRWLAQQAENLGVEIYPGFAAQEALIDENGVVRGIITGDLGVDREGHPKEGLYTPGMELRGKYTLFAEGCRGHIGKQLIKRYNLDSDADAQHYGIGLKEIWEIDPAKHQPGLVVHTAGWPMDIMGTENTGGSFLYHLENNQVVVGLIVDLSYSNTYLSPFDEFQRLKHHPVLKQYLEGGKRISYGARAICKGGLNSLPKMVFKGGALIGCDLGTLNFAKIKGSHTAMKSGMLAAESVADALFAEKDGTEELTTYVDAFKKSWLYEELFASRNFGPAIHKFGAIVGGGFNWLDQNIFGGKLPFTLHDTKPDYACLKLAADCKKIDYPKPDGKISFDKLSSVFISGTNHEEEQPCHLKLTDPTIPLSRNLPMYDEPAQRYCPAGVYEVITKEDGEKRFQINAQNCVHCKTCDIKDPSQNITWVTPEGAGGPTYPNM
- a CDS encoding AraC family transcriptional regulator — translated: MQLTRHLDANATLVSLIEPLALRDGYSQTGLPGVQVLRASCDVARGPHIYEPSLMIIAQGSKLAYLGPRTMEYGAGHYLIQALPVPFECETYALPDAPLLGVSVAIDRVLLGELVLAMGLAPGRHIPAQTPESMTSVVLDDGMRGCVERLLRCLHDPLECQILGPARVRELLFVALRGPQADVLRALVEQQGQFARVAASISHLHSHYTEPLNVETLASCANMSVSTFHEHFKRSTLLSPVQYLKRLRLLKAQTLLIAEGLGVAQVAHRVGYQSTSQFSREYKRYFERSPGDERAA
- a CDS encoding NAD(P)-dependent alcohol dehydrogenase gives rise to the protein MYTAIGYAAQTATTPLAPMKFERRSPRADDVAIDILYCGVCHSDIHQARNEWGIAVYPLMPGHEIVGKVTAVGANVTKHKVGDLVGVGCMVDSCRTCEACQSNLEQYCLEGPTMTYATPDRVDGSNTMGGYSDSIVVSEHFVVRIPEKLDLAAAAPILCAGITTYSPLKHYGVKAGDKVGILGMGGLGHMGIKFAKAMGAEVTLFTRSASKAEEGRRQGADHVIVSTDEEQMKAAAGRFDFLLDTIPVQHDLNPYLDTLRFDGVHILVGLIEPIDPPVHAAKLVLGRRVLAGSLIGGVAETQEVLDFCAEHNISCDIEMLDIRQINEAYARMIAGDVKYRFVIDMATLKL
- a CDS encoding IclR family transcriptional regulator, translating into MQEDAPKNAKDAAPTGTQTLLRGLGVVQAVASGARDLKEIARLIGTTRSTTHRLASCLVDERYLRVVPQVGYLLGPKLIELGFQAREELPLVTLAGPYLDELSALTGDTVHLGIREGDEVLYLLKNPGRNGPEMRSRVGHRMPLARTGIGKALMLDDAPQDWQRLYDISLPAGGKSQFWPQHPQQSWEQLEQRMTEYVAGGYAFDLEDNEPSIRCVAAPIRDASKHIVAAISIASTVPYMPLEKMAELIPLIKGVTARLSAELGLKV
- a CDS encoding MFS transporter — protein: MQPQTLTGQATLVTPSRKRFFIMVLLFITVVINYLDRSNLSIAAPALTTELGIDPVHVGLIFSAFGWTYAAMQIPGGWLVDRVPPRILYSVALLLWSLATVMLGFAASFIALFVLRMAVGALEAPAYPINSRVVTTWFPERERATAIGFYTSGQFVGLAFLTPVLAWLQHEFGWHMVFVVTGTVGIVWAAIWYAVYREPRDFKGANEGEIDLIREGGGLVDIAAETAKVKAKFSWTDLGIVLSKRKLWGIYLGQFCLNSTLWFFLTWFPTYLVKYRGMDFIKSGLLASLPFLAAFIGVLCSGFFSDFLIRRGCTVGFARKLPIIGGLLISTAIIGANFVESTPLVIAFLALAFFGNGLASITWSLVSTLAPARLLGLTGGVFNFIGNLSAIATPIVIGFLASGDSFAPAITYIAVLALIGALSYVLLVGKVERIEL